A window of the Lolium perenne isolate Kyuss_39 chromosome 7, Kyuss_2.0, whole genome shotgun sequence genome harbors these coding sequences:
- the LOC127314266 gene encoding uncharacterized protein produces the protein MERKQGGCCLAPRCGGDGGQAWQMGNIMLKFRPIAPKPAAMAPAPVPATATAVGARKGKRKAAGRRGRKSKKAAAVAVVTAAPPPTPKADVHTGKPLPSPSSSSSGTTSVADSSTPPLPDMADLAPAHVHVARHVAALRPAASCVTVEAVTATWRDGEAPAAPACGGGEDDEAAPAFASDRWGRVTWTNPAFSRAASASDVVLAARDGAAVPAWGACAGFTCRVRVACGASPRRGGSLVAPCDVWRVGDGGYLWRLDLRTTLTLSLAGLV, from the coding sequence ATGGAGAGGAAGCAGGGAGGGTGCTGCTTGGCGCCCAGGTGCGGCGGAGATGGGGGCCAGGCGTGGCAGATGGGCAACATCATGCTCAAGTTCAGGCCCATCGCGCCCAAGCCCGCCGCAATGGCGCCCGCGCCCGTGCCGGCCACGGCGACGGCCGTGGGTGCTCGGAAGGGGAAGCGGAAGGCTGCTGGAAGAAGGGGACGGAAGTCCAAGAAGGCGGCAGCTGTGGCCGTCGttacggcggcgccgccgccgacgccaaaGGCGGACGTCCACACGGGCAAGCCTCTGCCgtcgccgtcctcctcctcctcggggacaACGTCGGTGGCGGACTCGTCGACTCCTCCGCTGCCGGATATGGCAGATCTGGCGCCTGCGCACGTCCACGTCGCGCGGCATGTTGCGGCGCTGCGGCCGGCGGCGTCGTGCGTCACGGTGGAGGCCGTCACAGCCACATGGCGCGACGGCGAGGCGCCGGCCGCTCCGGcctgcggcggcggcgaggacgacgaggcggccCCGGCGTTCGCGTCCGACCGGTGGGGCCGCGTCACGTGGACGAACCCGGCCTTCAGCCGCGCGGCGTCCGCTTCGGACGTGGTGCTCGCCGCCAGGGACGGCGCTGCCGTGCCGGCGTGGGGCGCCTGCGCCGGCTTCACCTGCCGCGTGCGCGTCGCCTGCGGGGCGTCCCCTCGCCGCGGCGGCTCCCTCGTGGCGCCCTGCGACGTGTGGCGGGTCGGCGACGGCGGGTACCTCTGGCGGCTCGACCTCCGGACCACCCTCACCCTCTCCCTCGCCGGCCTCGTGTAG